In Synechococcus sp. PCC 6312, one genomic interval encodes:
- a CDS encoding WcaF family extracellular polysaccharide biosynthesis acetyltransferase, with translation MSDTLTSNDPYTQPSFSLRNRLLRLIWNIFYQLLFRFSPRPLHEWRSQLLRLFGAKIGKHCHVYPSAKVWAPWNLVMEDYSGMADDVICYSMATIHLGKRVVISQGTYLCSGSHDYESRNFQLYAKPIYVGDQAWVCAQSFICPGVTIGEGAVVGARSVVTKDVPDWIVCAGNPCKSLKKRIIREY, from the coding sequence ATGAGTGATACGCTTACAAGTAATGATCCTTATACACAACCTAGCTTTTCACTTAGAAATCGGCTACTTCGATTAATTTGGAATATATTTTACCAGCTATTATTTCGGTTTTCACCGCGACCTTTACACGAATGGAGATCGCAATTACTCCGTCTATTTGGAGCCAAAATTGGTAAGCATTGCCATGTTTATCCCAGCGCTAAGGTTTGGGCCCCTTGGAACTTAGTTATGGAAGACTACTCTGGTATGGCTGATGATGTTATCTGCTACTCAATGGCTACTATCCACCTAGGAAAAAGAGTTGTTATTTCGCAGGGAACTTATTTATGTAGTGGTTCTCATGACTATGAAAGTCGCAATTTTCAACTTTATGCCAAGCCAATTTATGTTGGAGACCAGGCCTGGGTGTGTGCACAAAGTTTTATTTGTCCGGGCGTTACGATTGGTGAGGGGGCAGTTGTTGGAGCCAGATCCGTTGTTACCAAAGATGTCCCGGACTGGATAGTTTGTGCTGGCAATCCATGTAAATCGTTGAAAAAA
- a CDS encoding glycosyltransferase has protein sequence MKILHCIRSVNPKGGGPISGVIARSFVLKQWGHLIEIVSLDAPNGDFLVNFPLKVYPLGPGLTGYGYSPRLVPWLKRNAVNYDCVIVNGIWQFNSFGTWLALHRSSVPYFVFTHGMLDPWFKRTYPLKHLKKWLYWPWGDYQVLRDAKAVFFTSEAEKNLARQSFWLYQCREKVVAYGTAAPRKESILQSHLFFQKFPHLLHKRLVLFLSRIHIKKGCDLLIQAFARICEHDERLHLVMAGPNQTGWQSQLEELAKSLGIAGRITWTGMLEGDLKWGAFQSAEVFCLPSHQENFGLAVVEALACQLPVLISDQINIWQEIEADQAGFVAPDTLAGTIELLSRWINLPNEQKLQMCQNAQACFISRFEIHQATESFLKTIQSCLLEP, from the coding sequence ATGAAAATCCTTCACTGTATTCGCTCAGTTAACCCCAAAGGTGGCGGTCCAATTTCCGGAGTTATTGCTCGTAGTTTTGTCCTTAAGCAGTGGGGACATCTTATCGAAATTGTCAGTTTAGATGCACCTAATGGAGACTTTTTAGTCAACTTCCCGCTGAAGGTTTATCCTCTTGGCCCAGGCCTAACTGGTTATGGATATAGTCCTAGACTGGTTCCTTGGTTAAAAAGGAATGCGGTGAATTACGATTGTGTAATTGTCAATGGCATTTGGCAGTTCAATAGTTTTGGAACTTGGCTGGCTTTGCATCGTAGTTCGGTTCCTTATTTTGTGTTTACTCATGGAATGCTAGATCCTTGGTTTAAGCGCACCTATCCATTAAAACATCTGAAAAAATGGCTGTACTGGCCCTGGGGAGACTATCAAGTTCTACGAGATGCCAAGGCTGTCTTTTTTACATCTGAAGCCGAAAAAAATCTCGCTCGACAATCATTTTGGCTTTATCAATGCCGAGAGAAAGTTGTCGCCTATGGTACTGCTGCTCCCAGGAAAGAATCAATTCTTCAATCACATTTATTTTTTCAAAAATTCCCTCATTTACTCCATAAAAGATTAGTCCTTTTCTTAAGCCGGATTCATATTAAAAAAGGCTGTGATTTACTCATCCAGGCCTTTGCTAGAATTTGTGAACACGATGAGAGATTACATTTAGTAATGGCTGGCCCCAACCAAACAGGATGGCAATCTCAGTTAGAGGAGCTAGCTAAAAGTTTGGGCATTGCAGGTCGCATCACTTGGACGGGAATGTTAGAGGGAGATTTAAAGTGGGGAGCATTTCAAAGCGCCGAAGTTTTTTGTTTACCTTCCCACCAAGAAAACTTTGGTCTAGCTGTTGTAGAGGCTTTAGCCTGTCAGTTACCTGTATTAATTTCGGATCAAATTAACATCTGGCAAGAAATTGAAGCAGACCAAGCCGGGTTTGTTGCTCCAGATACATTAGCAGGCACTATAGAGCTTTTATCTCGATGGATTAATCTTCCTAATGAGCAGAAATTACAAATGTGTCAAAATGCCCAGGCCTGTTTTATATCTCGGTTTGAAATTCACCAGGCCACAGAATCATTTCTAAAAACCATCCAGTCCTGTCTTCTTGAACCATAA
- a CDS encoding glycosyltransferase family 1 protein yields MKIVLISNYIPDGQESMLRFARLLYKNYQDIGHDVKLIHPPIILGRFGKPHQGLGKWLGYIDKFFLFSLKLFYIKADIIHLCDHGNAMLIPYIKHKKHLVTCHDLLAIRSALGLVPENPTLRSGRIFQDLIVNALSQVKFAVCVSEATRQALISIVKLNYFQTQVIYSGQNFDYHKIEKENIQYRLSELSYLTLFPFILHIGDEKWYKNRPGLLRIYSLYLKQNPASQVKLVLAGKPLSNSLKQYIHELELKEKVIECIKPTNEQLEALYSAAQALLFPSLDEGFGWPVIEAQACGCPVVCSNNGSLAEVAACGTLTAPAENENELARLLEKAIHNQQTREQMIREGYENTKKFTTKRMINEYLELYQKIIDDQV; encoded by the coding sequence ATGAAAATTGTCCTCATTAGTAACTATATCCCTGACGGACAAGAGAGTATGTTACGTTTTGCTCGCTTACTCTACAAAAATTATCAGGATATTGGTCATGATGTTAAACTTATTCATCCACCAATAATTTTGGGTCGTTTTGGTAAGCCTCATCAAGGTTTAGGTAAATGGTTAGGATACATTGATAAATTTTTTCTATTCTCACTAAAACTATTTTATATAAAGGCAGATATTATTCATCTTTGCGATCATGGAAATGCCATGCTTATCCCGTATATCAAACATAAAAAGCACTTAGTAACATGTCATGACTTATTAGCTATACGTTCTGCATTAGGTCTAGTTCCGGAGAATCCTACATTAAGAAGTGGTCGTATATTTCAGGATTTGATTGTCAATGCTTTATCACAAGTAAAGTTTGCTGTTTGTGTCTCTGAAGCAACCCGACAAGCCTTGATATCGATAGTCAAATTAAATTATTTTCAAACACAGGTAATTTACTCTGGACAGAACTTTGATTATCATAAGATTGAAAAAGAAAATATTCAATATCGATTAAGTGAACTATCTTACTTAACCCTATTCCCTTTTATTCTTCATATTGGTGATGAGAAGTGGTATAAAAATCGCCCAGGCTTGCTCCGAATTTATTCTCTTTACCTTAAACAGAATCCAGCGTCTCAAGTTAAACTGGTGTTAGCAGGCAAGCCATTATCAAACTCTTTAAAGCAATATATTCATGAATTGGAACTAAAAGAAAAAGTAATTGAATGTATCAAACCCACCAATGAACAACTTGAAGCCTTATATTCAGCCGCCCAGGCCCTATTATTTCCATCTCTTGATGAAGGCTTCGGTTGGCCAGTGATTGAAGCTCAGGCTTGCGGATGTCCGGTTGTGTGTAGTAATAATGGTTCCCTAGCAGAAGTTGCTGCTTGCGGAACATTGACAGCACCTGCTGAGAATGAGAATGAGTTGGCGCGATTACTTGAAAAAGCAATACATAATCAACAAACTCGAGAACAAATGATTAGGGAAGGGTATGAAAATACAAAAAAATTTACTACAAAAAGAATGATAAATGAATATCTGGAACTGTATCAAAAAATTATTGATGATCAAGTTTAA
- a CDS encoding GDP-mannose 4,6-dehydratase: MKHALVCGIAGQDGSYLAQLLLNKGYKVFGTSRDAQISTLGNLVKLGIKDKVCLYSMSLNDFRSVLQVLSRVQPDEIYNLAGQTSVGLSFEQPVETMESISLGTLNLLEAIRFFNPEIKLYNAGSSECFGDTDQFPANEITPFRPRSPYAVAKSAAFWQVANYREAYHLYACSGILFNHESPLRPKRFVTQKIVQSACDITRGTSGKLRLGNLKIVRDWGWAPEYVQAMYKMLQQAEPEDYVIATGKSHSLEQFITYVFEYLNLDWQEHVISDPDLFRPTDIAYSCGNPAKAAAKLNWQAQTPLKEIAKRMVDSVL; this comes from the coding sequence ATGAAACATGCTTTAGTCTGTGGAATAGCTGGTCAAGATGGATCATATCTAGCTCAACTTTTATTAAATAAAGGTTATAAAGTTTTTGGAACCTCTCGTGATGCTCAAATTAGCACACTTGGTAATCTGGTTAAGTTGGGCATAAAAGATAAAGTTTGTTTATACTCTATGTCACTGAATGACTTTAGAAGTGTTTTACAAGTTTTGAGTCGGGTACAGCCTGATGAAATCTACAACCTAGCTGGACAAACATCAGTTGGCTTGTCTTTTGAGCAACCTGTAGAGACAATGGAGAGTATTTCCTTGGGAACTCTTAATTTATTGGAGGCTATTCGCTTTTTTAACCCAGAAATCAAGCTCTACAATGCAGGTTCTAGTGAATGTTTTGGAGATACTGATCAATTCCCTGCAAATGAAATAACCCCCTTTCGGCCTCGCAGCCCCTATGCTGTAGCTAAGTCTGCTGCATTTTGGCAGGTTGCAAATTATCGTGAGGCTTATCATCTTTATGCTTGTTCAGGGATTTTATTTAATCACGAGTCACCCCTTCGCCCCAAGCGATTTGTCACGCAGAAAATTGTTCAGTCTGCTTGCGATATTACTCGTGGAACATCAGGAAAACTAAGATTAGGTAACCTAAAGATTGTGCGTGATTGGGGGTGGGCACCTGAATATGTCCAGGCTATGTACAAAATGCTACAGCAAGCTGAACCAGAAGATTATGTGATTGCTACTGGAAAGAGTCACTCATTGGAACAATTTATTACCTATGTTTTTGAGTACTTGAATCTGGATTGGCAAGAGCATGTGATCAGTGACCCTGATCTATTTCGTCCAACAGATATTGCCTACAGCTGTGGTAACCCAGCCAAAGCAGCCGCAAAACTCAATTGGCAGGCCCAAACACCTCTCAAGGAAATTGCAAAACGCATGGTAGATTCAGTTCTGTAA